In Kryptolebias marmoratus isolate JLee-2015 linkage group LG20, ASM164957v2, whole genome shotgun sequence, a genomic segment contains:
- the si:ch211-284o19.8 gene encoding LOW QUALITY PROTEIN: protein lifeguard 1 (The sequence of the model RefSeq protein was modified relative to this genomic sequence to represent the inferred CDS: deleted 1 base in 1 codon) — MSEPTEPLLPKQTPDESPPPYPYGKQQPPAYGTAAATYSQPKAQTSTDNESFPDVNSEAAAETAPIILSSSFEDVTVRRGFIRKVFALLTLQLLFTFCVVCVFTFSPVVKRAVQTNLWAYLSSYIVFISVVVPLSCCRSFSRRHPWNIVGLAVVTISFSYMVGAIASFHNTSAVFITMAATMVISLTIIAFSAQTRYDFTFCYGFLLVLAVDVAMFDFFCIFFSSYLADVAYGCLGALLYSLFLTVDCQLMMGTMSYRLNPEEYVNAALTIYLDIVLIFLFLLGRR; from the exons ATGTCGGAGCCAACGGAGCCCCTCCTGCCTAAGCAGACCCCAGACGAATCTCCTCCGCCGTATCCCTACGGCAAGCAGCAGCCTCCGGCTTACGGCACGGCTGCGGCGACGTACAGCCAACCCAAAGCCCAGACCTCCACC GATAACGAGTCGTTCCCCGACGTCAACTCAGAGGCGGCGGCGGAAACGGCTCCCATCATCTTGTCCTCGTCGTTTGAGGACGTGACAGTGAGGAGGGGGTTTATCAGAAAG GTGTTTGCCCTCCTGACTCTCCAGCTGCTGTTCACCTTCTGCGTGGTTTGCGTTTTCACCTTCTCCCCCGTCGTGAAACGGGCGGTGCAGACCAACCTGTGGGCCTACCTCAGCTCCTACATCGTCTTCATTTCCGTGGTCGTCCCTCTGAGCTGCTGCCGGTCCTTCAGCCGCCGCCACCCCTGGAACATCGTGGGTCTG GCCGTCGTCACCATCAGCTTCTCCTACATGGTGGGGGCCATCGCCTCCTTCCACAACACCAGCGCCGTGTTCATCACCATGGCAGCGACGATGGTCATTTCGCTCACGATCATCGCTTTCTCAGCTCAG ACTCGTTATGATTTCACATTTTGTTACGGCTTCCTGTTGGTTCTGGCCGTGGACGTCGCCATGTTTGACTTCTTCTGCATCTTCTTCTCCTCCTACCTCGCCGACGTCGCCTACGGATGCCTGGGAGCTCTGTTGTACTCGCTG TTCCTGACGGTCGACTGTCAGCTGATGATGGGGACGATGAGCTACCGCCTGAACCCGGAGGAATACGTCAACGCCGCCCTGACGATCTACCTGGACATcgtcctcatcttcctcttcctgctggGGAGGAGGTGA
- the zgc:66427 gene encoding E3 ubiquitin-protein ligase znrf2: protein MGTRASRIQEDPLPSPYGKEGTKRDCYRRTRCTRPTSLVVDFSVSFEETEANRSRSEEGSDSDLGRHGASADGSPADHHGGLPSGVSQASPADDDDDNNSEGKPEEDGGVSPEAPVDAERLPGEETGRTPHRTFSERLPGNRHSSARSVGARSARVRGTHQRPVSEAWIGLYRVNNRHGNIRCPFCSKPFPGGRIEEHLLSCLTSPPLPYNTDVLSKDSGECSICLEDLVQGETIARLACLCVYHKSCIDSWSKVKPCCPEHPFD, encoded by the exons ATGGGGACGAGAGCAAGTCGCATACAGGAAGACCCGCTTCCTTCGCCCTACGGAAAAGAAGGCACAAAGCGGGACTGCTATCGGCGAACCCGCTGCACCAGGCCCACCAGCCTCGTCGTCGACTTCTCGGTCAGCTTCGAGGAAACTGAGGCCAACCGTAGCCGATCCGAGGAGGGCAGCGACTCGGACTTGGGGCGGCACGGGGCGAGCGCCGACGGCAGCCCCGCCGACCACCACGGCGGCTTACCCTCCGGCGTGAGCCAAGCGTCGCCCGCGGACGACGACGACGACAACAACAGCGAGGGGAAACCCGAGGAGGACGGCGGCGTGAGCCCCGAGGCTCCCGTCGACGCCGAGCGCCTGCCCGGGGAGGAGACGGGCCGCACGCCGCACCGCACTTTTTCCGAGCGGCTCCCCGGGAATCGGCACTCGTCGGCCCGCAGCGTCGGCGCGAGGTCCGCCCGGGTCCGCGGCACACACCAGCGGCCGGTGTCCGAGGCTTGGATCGGCCTTTACCGCGTGAACAACCGACATGGCA ATATCCGCTGCCCTTTCTGCTCGAAGCCTTTCCCGGGCGGCCGGATCGAGGAACACCTGTTGAGCTGCCTCACATCTCCTCCGCTACCTTACAACA ctgacGTGTTGAGTAAAGACAGCGGGGAGTGCTCAATCTGTTTGGAGGATCTGGTGCAGGGGGAGACCATCGCCAGGCTGGCTTGCCTCTGCGTCTACCATAAGAG CTGCATCGACTCCTGGTCCAAGGTGAAGCCCTGCTGCCCCGAACACCCCTTCGATTGA